CGAGCGTTTTGGCGATAAATGGGCGCGGCCGGAGCATTTCGTGTGCAGCGGCGCGTATAAAGTCACCGACTGGGTGGTGAATGAAAAAATCGTGGCCGAGCGCAATAAACGCTACTGGAACGACAAAGAGACCGTTATTAATAAAGTCACTTATCTGCCGATCGCCGCCGAAACGGCGGATCTGAATCGCTATAAAGCGGGCGAAATTGACATCACCAGTACCGTGCCGCTCAACCAGTTCACCCAGCTGAAAAAAACGGTGCCCGATCAGGTTGATGTCTCGCCGCTGCTGGCGACGTATTACTATGAGTTTAATACCAGTAAAGCGCCGTTTAACGATCCGCGCGTGCGCCGCGCGCTCAACATGGCGCTCGATAAAGACATCATCGCCCAAAAAGTGCTGGCGCAGGGGCAGCGTCCGGCGTGGGTGGTCAGCCAGCCGGAGATCGGCGGCGTGAAAATCGCGCCGCCGGAGTACGCCAGCTGGCCGCTGGAAAAACGCGTCAGCGAGGCGAAAAAACTGCTGGAGGAGGCAGGCTTCAACGCTCAGCATCCGCTCACGTTTAATCTGCTCTATAACACCATGGAATCGCACCAGCGCATCGCTATCGCGGCAAGCTCCATGTGGCAGAAAAATCTCGGCGTGGTGGTAAAACTCCAGAACCAGGAGTGGAAAACCATGCTGGATAGTAAACACACCGGTAATTTCGATGTGGTGCGCTACGCCTGGAACGCCGATTACGACGACGCCTCTACTTTCCTGAATAACTACCGCACCGGCGACAGCCAGAACACCTCGCGCTATACCAACAAAGCCTATGACGAGGTCCTGGCGAAAGCGTCCAAAGCCGGCGATGTCACCGAACGCGGGAAATATTATCAGCAGGCGGAAACGATCCTGGCTCAGGATGTGCCTGCCATTCCGGTCTATCACTACGTGCGCACCCATATGGTGAAACCCTGGGTTGGCGGTTTTTACTCCAGTAACCTGGGTTTCTATTACACGAAAGATATGTACATCAAAAAACATTAACCGGAACGCGGTGCTGTTATTGCCCGTAAAACTGCTTTATTTGTGATCGTTGTGCCGGTATTTCAGTCAATTAGCGGGCTTTTGGCTGTTTTTAAGGCAATCGAACACATTCGGGCTTTACACGGCGCGGGGGGATGTTTATAGTTCGCGTCATTGCGGAAGTGTGGCCGAGCGGTTGAAGGCACCGGTCTTGAAAACCGGCGACCCGAAAGGGTTCCAGAGTTCGAATCTCTGCGCTTCCGCCAACCAATTTAAGGGGATGCCGAAAGGCGTCCCCTTTTTCGTTTGGGTGTTTCGCCTTCCGCGCTTCATCAGGGTTTCCTTAATGGTTTTCGGTAAGTTTGTTACTGGAAGAAAAACCGCCTGCCGCATGCAGGGCCGCCTGACCGCCTGATACCTCTCCTGACCGGTAAACTCTGCTTACATCTGCCCGTTGCCCATTGCTTGTGAATGTTATTTGCGTGCGTAGCATCTGCGCTTTAACCCGCTGTTAAACAAACGCTTCTCGCTGAAGCAAAGCGGGCAGGTGGTTTCAGGGAGAGAAACAATGGCATCGCTGCAGACGGTTTTAGAGAGTTGTCAGGTACAGGCAGATGAACTGGCGGCGCAGACTCAGGCACGTCTCGCGCTCTGGGAAAAATGGCTGCAACCCGTCATCGCCACCCACCCCACCGGCGACGATCCGGGCTATGACGACCATTTCCAGCAGATCCGCGAAGAGGTGAATAAACTCTCCGGCGCGGACACCACGCTTATCAGCGAACTGGCGGAAAAAGTGCTGACCACGTCAGCCAAGGATATTCGCGTCGCGACCTATTACGCCTGGTCGCGGCTGCATCGTGAGGGCGAAGCGGGCTTTGCCGAAGGGCTGGAGCTGCTCGCCGCGCTGCTTGCGCGGTTTGGCGCGGCGCTGCACCCGCAGCGCGCGCGCAGCCGTCAGGCGGCGCTGGAGTGGCTGGCAGGCGCGCGCGTCCTCGACAGCCTGTCGCTTTACCCGGAAGTGACGCGCGATGACGCCCGGCGAACCGCGGGCGCGCTGCTCTTGATTGAACAGGCGCTGGCGCAGGAAGAGCCTGCAGCGCGCCCGTCGTTCACCGCACTGTACGGCGCGCTGGAAGCGCGGCTGATAAAAGCGGGCGGCGTGGATGCGGTTGTGCCGCAAACCACCAGCGACAGCAGCGCGACGCCGCCCGCGGCTGCGCCTGTCATCAGCGCTATTACTTCCGGGCGCGACCTGCTGGATCAGGCCCGCCAGCTTGCCGATTACCTGCGTAACCAGCCCGACGGCTGGCTCGCCGCCCACCGCATGATGAAAAGCCTGCGTCACGACACCCTTCATCAGTTGCCGCCGCTCGCAGGCGACGGGCGCACCCGCATTGAACCCCCAAAGGCCGACCAGCGCGCGCTGTTAAAACGGCTCTGGCTTCAGCAGAGCTGGCTTGAGCTGCTGGAGCAGGCCGACAGCCTGTTTGCGCGCGGCGCCAGTCACTTGTGGCTCGATTTGCAGTGGTATCTCCATGAAGCCTTACAAAAATCTGGCCAGGAGACGCTGGCGGGTATCATTCGCGCCGATCTTAACGGGCTGTTAAGCCGGCTGCCGGGCCTTGAGACGCTGGCGTTCAGCGACGGCACGCCGTTCGCCGACGAGGTGACGCAGCACTGGATCGCGCAGCAGGTGCGGGAAAATGCCTCCGGCCCTGACGCGGCGCACGTTGTGGACGCAGGCAGCGCTGCCGATGATGAGGTGCTGCAACTGGAGCCGGAAGCCGTCGCGCTCGCCGACAGCGACGGCATTGACGCAGCGCTCGGCTGGCTACAGGCCCGGCCCGCGCTCGCCACGCCGCGCCAGCGCTGGTTACTGCGTCTGCTGATGGCGCGTTTAGCCGAGCAATACGGCAAAAACGATCTGGCGCTGCATCTGCTGGCGGGGCTGGATGCGAACGCATCGCAGATGACGCTCTCACAGTGGGAGCCGGCGCTGCTTTTTGAAGTAGGCGCCAGGCGGCTGCGGCTGCTGCGCATGAAAGCCGGACGCAGCGACGCGGAGAAAGCGCGTCTGCAAACCGATATGGAACAGCTGCTGGCGGGGCTTATCGCCATCGATCCGGCGCGCGCCGCCGTGCTGTGCGGCTAAGTCATCACTGTATTCAGGGAAGGAGAAAACGATGCCCGAAACCCCTCTCACGCCGTCGCTCTATGAAATACTCTACGGCCATTTCGCCGGCGGCCTGCCGCTGGATGTTGTCAGCGAAGAAAATCAGGTGGTCTTGTCCGTGCTCGATAACATGCAACGCATTCTCAATACCCGCGCCGGCAGTCTCAAACATCTGCCGGATTACGGCCTGCCGGATCTGACCAAAATTCTTCAGGGTATGCCCGGCACCGCGCATGAACTCATCAGCGCGCTCTCCGCCGTGTTGCTGAAATATGAGCCGCGGCTGAAGCGGCTTACCGTTGTGATGCTCCCGCAAACCATTCCCGGCGAGCTGCGCTACGCGATTGACGCCGAGCTGAAAGGCGTGGGGCTGGTGCGCTACGGCACCGAGTTTATGCCGGAAGGGCGGGTGCTGATCCGCCATCTCAAACAACAGCAATTTATGGATAACCGCGCCGCGATCTGAGCGGCCTTCAGGACAGGGATATGATGGACACGTCCACTGAACGTCATCTGAAAACCGGCGGCGATCCGCGTCTGCTGCCGGATTACGCCGCGCTTCGCGAAGAACTCGGCAAACTCACGCACCCGGCGCGCCCGGATGTCGACTGGCGGCGGGTCGAACAGCTGTCGCTCTCGCTCTTTGAGCGCAACGGCGTCGAGCTGCAAACCGCCGCGTGGTATACGCAGGCCCGTCTGCGCTTGCTGGGGCTGCCGGGCCTTAACGAAGGGCTGGCGATCCTTGAGGCGCTTATCGCGCGCCAGTGGAGCAACCTGTGGCCGCAACCGGTGCACGCGCGCATGGAGATTTTAAGCGGCCTCAGCCAGCGCGTGCAGCAGACGCTGCGCACACTTTCATTGACCTATGCGGATCTCGGCGCGCTCTATCAGGCGGAGCAGCACGTAACGCGTATTATCGCGGTGCTGGAGCGCCTTGAGCTGAAGCATGTCAGTCAGATGGACGCTCTGCGTACGCACCTGCATAACGCGGCGTCGCGCCTGGAAAACGACGCCGGGCAGGGCGAGGTGACGCTAAAAGCGGGCGCGACGGCGGTTCAGGACGCGCAGACGGATGACATCCGCCGGGTCTATGTCGCGGCCAGCGCGCCAGCGCCGAACGTAATATTGCCTCAACCGTCAGCGCCCCGCGGGCTGAAACCTTTTATCGCCGGTATGCTCACTATGCTGGTGGCGGGCGGCGCGCTGCTGATGGGCTGGCAGGCGTATCAGCGCCCCGATCCGGCGCAGGCGCTGATTGCGGCGTCGCTTCGCGCGTGGCCGCAGGTGGCGGAAAACGCCGCCATCACGCCGGAACAGGCGCGCCGGATAGATCCTGGCGCGGTACTTGACCAGACGCGACAGCGCCTCGACTGGCTGGCCGCGCTGTCGCCGGCGCGCAATATCCGCTTTGCCTGCGCGCTGGCGCGTCAGGCCGGCGTACTCTGGCCGCAGCATCCCCAGGCGCAGGCGCTGACCCGCCAGTGGCGCCAGCAGATGAGCGCCGCCGCGATGCCGCTGCAAAATCTTGACGGCTGGCGTCGCGGCATGACGCAGCTTGATGCGCTTGCCGCGCGGCTCAACGCGCTTGATGAACGGCGTGGGAAATACCTGACCGCCAGCGAACTCAAAACGATGGTATTTAACATTCACCAGGCGTTTGCCGCCATGCCGCCCGCCGAAGAGTTGCTGCGCCAGATGGCAGAGCAGCGCCAGCAGGGCATGGAGTCAGCCGCGCTGCGTCAGGAGACCGAAACCCGCCTGAATCAGCTTCTTTACCGTTATGTTCTGCTGACGCCGCCGTCGCCCGATAACACCACGCCATGACGGTCAGTTTCGCTCTCCCTGTAACAGGCAAAAAAAATCCTGCCCGTCGGGCAGGAAATTAACAGTATCAGGGGATTCACATCGAGCGTGTCTCTCAGGAGGAGTGAGTACACATTTGAAGTGTAGCCAGCCGGCAGCCGGCAGCCCCGCATTTGAGTGGATTCTCAACGATACCAGGGGGTTAGCGCCTGACGTACCGCGCCGATGAGGCGCTTTTTCCATGCCACCGTCGAGGTGCGGTACTGCAAAAAAAGACTGCCGAGCGCTTTTTCATCATCCAGCTCCAGCATGGAGAGCTGCGCATTATCTTTGAGCGTGGCGAACCACGGCCAGGGTACCACCGCCAGCAGCGGCGCTTCACGTAACGCGCCTGGAAGCTGGGCGTAGTCGGTACAGATAAATTCCAGCCGTCGCGTCAGTCCGCTGCGCGCCAGCTGGCGATCCAGCTCGTTTTCTGGCTGCGGCCACGGGTGACAATAGGCGTGCGGATAGTCGCACAGTCCCGCCAGCGTCAGGCGGGTCTGCCCGGCGAGCGCCTGGCGAAGCGGCGGGCCATAAAGGATAACCAGCCGCGTCTGCCCGACGCGTTCATAGTGCAGGGCGCTGAGCTGCTTCTGGTGATCGCCCACCGCCAGCAGCAGATCGATTGAACCCTCCACCAGGTCGTCGCGCCAGGCGCGCCGCTCGAACGCCACGCACTCAACGCTCGCCTGGGCCTGATGCGCTTTTTGCGCCAGCACCGGCGCCAGCAGCGTATTAAGCGCGGGCGGCACGACCACCCGAAAGCGCCGCTCGTGCGGCTGCGGCTCGCCGAACATCTCTTCATTCAGCGAAACAAACAGCGGCACCAGTTTATCGCGCAGCGCCTGCGCGAAAGGCGTCGGATGCTGGCGGTTCCCTTCGCGGCGAAACAGCGGATCGCCCAGCGCCTCGCGCAGCCGCGACAGCGCATGGCTCACGGCCGAAGGCGTAATGTTCAGCCGCTGCGCCGTCTCGCCGGTGGTGCCCGTCTGTAGCATCACGTAAAGCACTTTCAGCAGGTTCATATCCAGTTGCAGGATATTCATCAGATGCCATTCCAATTGAGCAGCATTAAAAAGGCGCTAATTATACTGCGTCTCCTTACTCAGGAGATGCTAATGAAACCTCGTATCGCACTTTTTTCTTGTCTGATGTCGCTGCTCTCTGTACCTGCGTATGCCGCGCTCGACCCTGCCCAGCCGCTGGCCGAGGCGCCGCCCTATTCACTTTTTGAGGCCTGGGCCAAGCCTGTGCAGCCCTTCGCCATCTGGCCCGGCGTCTGGTACGTCGGTACCGAAAATCTCTCGTCGGTGCTGCTCACCACGCCGCAGGGCCACATCCTGATTGACGCGGGCCTTGACGCCAGCGCGCCGCAGATCAAACGCAACATAGAAGCGCTCGGTTTTCGCCTGACCGATATCCGCTACATCGTGAACAGCCATGCGCGGCTCGATCAGGCGGGCGGCATCGCGCGCCTGAAAGCGTGGAGCGGCGCGCGCGTTATCGCAAGCCATGCCAACGCGGAGCAGATGGCGCGCGGCGGTAAAGAGGATGTCGCGCTGGGCGATGCGCTGCCGTTCCCGCCAGTAACGGTGGATATTGAGGCGCAGGACGGGCAGCAGTGGCATCTGGGCGGCGTGACGCTGGTGGCCATGTTTACACCCGGCCATCTGCCGGGCGCGACCTCCTGGAAAGCGACGCTCGCCGACGGCAAAACGCTTATCTACGCCGACAGCCTGGCGACGCCGGGCTATCCGCTGGTTAATAACCGCAACTACCCGACGCTGGTGGGAGATATTCGCCAGAGCTTTACGCGGCTTGAGGCGCAACAGGTGGATATCTTTCTTGCCAATAAAGGCGAGCGTTTTGGTCTGATGGATAAAATGGCGCGCAAGGCGCGGGGCGAAGATAACGCGTTTATCGACCCTGAGGGATTACGGCGCTATGTCGCGCAGTCGCGGGAGGCTTTTGAGAAACAGCTGGCCGCGCAGCGCGCGCAGCCCTGAAACGAAGCCCTCTGCGTAAGCAGAGGGCCGAAGGGTCAGACGTTTTTACGTTCGATCGTCTGTTCGCCCCAGAAGAGCGAATCTTTGTCGGTTTTCTTGAAGGCGCGGATCAGCACTTCATCGCTGCCTTCTTCCCAGATTTTCTCAGCCATTACCTCATCGTAATCGGCCACTTCGAAAATCGCTTCGGCGATTTCAGGGGACGTATTACGCAGGCTGGCCCATTCCCCCACGCGATGGGTTTTCGATTCTTGTGTTGGCATGCTTTCCTCCAGTGAAGTGAGTGAGTTAGCCTTTCATTTTGACGGCGAGGCCCGCCACGTATTCGCCCTGATAGCGGGCGATCGCCAGTTCTTCCTGGCTTGGCTGGCGTGAACCGTCGCCGCCTGCGATGGTCGTCGCGCCGTAAGGCGTTCCGCCGCGAACCGTGGAAATATCAAACAGCTCCTGCGCCCCGTAACCGATAGGCACAATGATCATTCCATGATGAGCAAGGGTAGTCCATGTGGAGGAGATCGTGTGTTCCTGACCGCCGCCGGTGCCGGTAGAGCTAAAGACGCTCCCCAGTTTGCCGTACAGCGCGCCGGAGGCCCACAGGCCGCCCGTCTGGTCAAAGAAGGTGCGCATCTGGCCGGACATATTGCCAAAACGGGTCGGGGTGCCGACGATGATCGCGTCGTAATCCGCGAGCTCTTGCGGCGTGGCCACCGGGGCATTCTGCGTTTTGCCGCCCGCTTTCGCGAAGGCTTCCGCCTGCATGGTTTCCGGCACGCGCTTAACCGTGACTTCCGCGCCCTGAACCTTTTCAACGCCTTCCGCCACCGCGTGCGCCAGCGTTTCGACATGCCCGTACATGGAATAATAAAGCACCAGAACTTTCGCCATCAGCCTTGCTCCTGTATCAGTGGTTGCCACAGCCGTTATCGCTGCGCTCATCCATAAAGCATATGCCTCCACGGGCAGAGTGCAACTTCAGGCCGGAAAAAGCTTTAGAAATAAGGATTTATCTGTAGGCTGCCGGTTTGTAGCATCAGGTCACATTTTCAGGACATCAAAATTTATTAATCATAAGAATGGCTTATTAATCGTTTCGTCAGATTCTTCACCGAAACGCCAGATTGATGTTGCTAAATGTTTCCTGAAAGTGGCAAAGCCATGCGCCCTGGCTAAGCTTTTAATCACGCGGCAACGATAACGGCTCAGGCCAGTGCCGTGAGGTGAAAGAATCCTCTTTTACTGAATGCAGTATGATGTCTAATGATTCGCACAATCTGGAGGTCAGAAATGGCAAACCATCGTGGTGGTTCAGGTAATTTCGCAGAAGATCGTGACAGAGCATCAGAAGCAGGTCGTAAAGGTGGCCAGCAGAGCGGCGGGAACTTCAAAAATGACCCGCAACGCGCTTCCGAAGCTGGGAAAAAAGGGGGTAAAAACAGTCATGGCGGCGGCCGCAGCTAGCGTCTCGCATGACCGTTATTAACCGCCTTATGTGAAGTGTAAAGGTTAATAGCCACCCCCTGACCGCCGGGCATTCCCGGCGGTTTTTTTATGCCTGCGAGGGTGGGTCCTGGGGCGTAAGCACTGGCTCAGGCGTCTGCGCCTGTTTGCGGCTCAACAGCGCGTTAAGCGCAATCGCCCCGAAGGTCGCGGTGCCGATGCCGCCAAGCGTAAAGCCGCCTACCGTGAGCGCGAAATCGCCCGCGCCCAGCACCAGCGTCACCGCCACCATAATCAAGTTGCCATTCTGGCTGAGATCGACATGGTTCTGCACCCAGATGCGGGCGCCTGCGACCGCAATCAGCCCGAAGACCACAATCGACGCGCCGCCGATAACCGGCGCCGGAATGGTGTGGATCAGCGCGCCGAATTTCGGCGAGAAGCCCAGCAGCAGGGCAATGACCGCCGCCGCCACAAACACCAGCGTCGAGTAGACTTTGGTTACCGCCATCACGCCGATATTCTCCGCATAGGTCGTCACGCCGCTGCCGCCCACCGCGCCGGAGATCATCGTCGCCAGCCCGTCGCCGACAAACGCGCGCCCCATATACGGGTCCATATTGCGCCCGGTCATGCCTGCGACCGCTTTCAGATGTCCGAGGTTTTCCGCCACCAGAATCACCGCCACCGGCGCGATCAGCATGATGGCCTGCACGTTAAACGCTGGCGCGGCGAAGTGCGGCAGGCCGAACCACGCGGCCTGCGCCACTGGCGTGAAATCCACCGGCTTGCCGAAGCCCAGCACATTGGTGAACAGCGCATACAGCGCCCAGGCGGCGATAAGCCCCATCAGAATCAGCAGCCGCTGCACCATGCCGCGTGTAAATACCGACACGAGGCCAATACAGAGCACGGTCATCACCGCCATCCAGCCGTCAAAGCCGCTGGCGGAGACGCTTTTAACGGCAATCGGCGCGAGGTTAAGCCCGATCGCCATCACCACGGCGCCGGTAACGACCGGCGGCATCAGCCGCTCTATCCAGCGCGTGCCCGATTTCATCACCACCACGCCGATAAGCGTATACAACAAGCCGCAGGCGATAATACCGCCCAGCGCCACGCTCATATTCGGGTTCAGCCCCTGGCCGTTAAAGCCGGTCGCGGCGATCACCACGCCCACAAAAGCGGCGCTGGAGCCGAGATAGCTCGGCACCCGCCCGCCGGTAATTACAAAAAACAGCAGCGTGCCGATGCCGGACATCAGGATCGACAAATTCGGATCGAGGCCCATCAAGAGCGGCATCAGCACCGTCGCGCCGAACATCGCCACCGCGTGCTGCACGCCCATGATCAGCGTCTGACCGGCGGAGAGCGTTTCGTCCGGGGCCACCACGCCGCCCGCGGGGCCGGCAGGTTTACGCCAGCGAGGAAACCAGGAATTGGCCATAGTTATCTCCTGTGGAGCTAAGAGGCGAGCCCGCAGGCGGGGCGCGCGAGGGCGTGATAGCGCCGGTCAAACCAGACCAGCCCGTGCGTATCGTCGTTACGTGAGATCTCAAGCACCCGGCACAGCAGCACGTCGTGGGTGGAGACCGGCACCACCTGTTCCACCCGGCAGTCGAAAGAGACCACCGCGCCGTCGAGCCGCGGAGAGCCGGTGACGCCGCGATGCCAGCGGGCGGCGGCGAAGCGCTCTTCCATCGGGGTTTTGCCGCCGAAGAGGCCAGAGAGCGCCTCGTGCCCGGCGGCGAGCGTGTTGACGCACAGCTGCCCGTTGGCCTGAAACACCGGCCAGACGGAGGCGTTGCGGTTCAGACACACCAGCAGCGTCGGCGGGCTGTCCGTCACGCTGCACACCGCCGAGGCGGTAAAGCCCGCCATGCCCGCCGGGCCATCGGTCGTTACAATATTCACCGCCGCGCCGAGGCGGGACATCGCATCGCGAAAAGCCTGTTGTTCACTCATAACCCCTCCTTAAACGATCGCGCAGGCGTCTTCAAAGGAAAGACGCGGCAGGCGCGGATGCAGTTTATCCGCATCGCCATAGCCGATATTGATAAGCAGATTGCTCTTCCAGGTGGTGCCGCTGAAGAATTCGGCGTCCACCGCCGCGCGGTCAAAGCCGGACATCGGGCCGGTATCGAGCCCCAGCGCCCGGCAGGCCATGATGAGATAGCCGGCCTGTAGCGAGCTGTTGCGAAACGCGGTCTCCTCAGCCACCGCCGGGCTGGAGGTGAACCAGGCGCGGGCGTCGGCATAGGGAAACAGCGTCGGCAGCGCCTCGTAGAACTCGCTGTCCCAGGCGACGATGGCGGTCACCG
This DNA window, taken from Cronobacter universalis NCTC 9529, encodes the following:
- a CDS encoding VasL domain-containing protein — translated: MDTSTERHLKTGGDPRLLPDYAALREELGKLTHPARPDVDWRRVEQLSLSLFERNGVELQTAAWYTQARLRLLGLPGLNEGLAILEALIARQWSNLWPQPVHARMEILSGLSQRVQQTLRTLSLTYADLGALYQAEQHVTRIIAVLERLELKHVSQMDALRTHLHNAASRLENDAGQGEVTLKAGATAVQDAQTDDIRRVYVAASAPAPNVILPQPSAPRGLKPFIAGMLTMLVAGGALLMGWQAYQRPDPAQALIAASLRAWPQVAENAAITPEQARRIDPGAVLDQTRQRLDWLAALSPARNIRFACALARQAGVLWPQHPQAQALTRQWRQQMSAAAMPLQNLDGWRRGMTQLDALAARLNALDERRGKYLTASELKTMVFNIHQAFAAMPPAEELLRQMAEQRQQGMESAALRQETETRLNQLLYRYVLLTPPSPDNTTP
- a CDS encoding con-10 family general stress protein yields the protein MANHRGGSGNFAEDRDRASEAGRKGGQQSGGNFKNDPQRASEAGKKGGKNSHGGGRS
- a CDS encoding YccJ family protein → MPTQESKTHRVGEWASLRNTSPEIAEAIFEVADYDEVMAEKIWEEGSDEVLIRAFKKTDKDSLFWGEQTIERKNV
- a CDS encoding malonic semialdehyde reductase — encoded protein: MSEALSASALATLFTDARTHSAWRETPVSDAQLRDLYEMVRLGPTSANCSPGRLLFVTTPEAKARLKPALSSGNVEKTMQAPVTAIVAWDSEFYEALPTLFPYADARAWFTSSPAVAEETAFRNSSLQAGYLIMACRALGLDTGPMSGFDRAAVDAEFFSGTTWKSNLLINIGYGDADKLHPRLPRLSFEDACAIV
- a CDS encoding LysR family transcriptional regulator, with translation MNILQLDMNLLKVLYVMLQTGTTGETAQRLNITPSAVSHALSRLREALGDPLFRREGNRQHPTPFAQALRDKLVPLFVSLNEEMFGEPQPHERRFRVVVPPALNTLLAPVLAQKAHQAQASVECVAFERRAWRDDLVEGSIDLLLAVGDHQKQLSALHYERVGQTRLVILYGPPLRQALAGQTRLTLAGLCDYPHAYCHPWPQPENELDRQLARSGLTRRLEFICTDYAQLPGALREAPLLAVVPWPWFATLKDNAQLSMLELDDEKALGSLFLQYRTSTVAWKKRLIGAVRQALTPWYR
- the blaCSR gene encoding CSR family subclass B3 metallo-beta-lactamase-like protein, which produces MKPRIALFSCLMSLLSVPAYAALDPAQPLAEAPPYSLFEAWAKPVQPFAIWPGVWYVGTENLSSVLLTTPQGHILIDAGLDASAPQIKRNIEALGFRLTDIRYIVNSHARLDQAGGIARLKAWSGARVIASHANAEQMARGGKEDVALGDALPFPPVTVDIEAQDGQQWHLGGVTLVAMFTPGHLPGATSWKATLADGKTLIYADSLATPGYPLVNNRNYPTLVGDIRQSFTRLEAQQVDIFLANKGERFGLMDKMARKARGEDNAFIDPEGLRRYVAQSREAFEKQLAAQRAQP
- the tssA gene encoding type VI secretion system protein TssA, producing the protein MASLQTVLESCQVQADELAAQTQARLALWEKWLQPVIATHPTGDDPGYDDHFQQIREEVNKLSGADTTLISELAEKVLTTSAKDIRVATYYAWSRLHREGEAGFAEGLELLAALLARFGAALHPQRARSRQAALEWLAGARVLDSLSLYPEVTRDDARRTAGALLLIEQALAQEEPAARPSFTALYGALEARLIKAGGVDAVVPQTTSDSSATPPAAAPVISAITSGRDLLDQARQLADYLRNQPDGWLAAHRMMKSLRHDTLHQLPPLAGDGRTRIEPPKADQRALLKRLWLQQSWLELLEQADSLFARGASHLWLDLQWYLHEALQKSGQETLAGIIRADLNGLLSRLPGLETLAFSDGTPFADEVTQHWIAQQVRENASGPDAAHVVDAGSAADDEVLQLEPEAVALADSDGIDAALGWLQARPALATPRQRWLLRLLMARLAEQYGKNDLALHLLAGLDANASQMTLSQWEPALLFEVGARRLRLLRMKAGRSDAEKARLQTDMEQLLAGLIAIDPARAAVLCG
- the wrbA gene encoding NAD(P)H:quinone oxidoreductase — protein: MAKVLVLYYSMYGHVETLAHAVAEGVEKVQGAEVTVKRVPETMQAEAFAKAGGKTQNAPVATPQELADYDAIIVGTPTRFGNMSGQMRTFFDQTGGLWASGALYGKLGSVFSSTGTGGGQEHTISSTWTTLAHHGMIIVPIGYGAQELFDISTVRGGTPYGATTIAGGDGSRQPSQEELAIARYQGEYVAGLAVKMKG
- the tssE gene encoding type VI secretion system baseplate subunit TssE — its product is MPETPLTPSLYEILYGHFAGGLPLDVVSEENQVVLSVLDNMQRILNTRAGSLKHLPDYGLPDLTKILQGMPGTAHELISALSAVLLKYEPRLKRLTVVMLPQTIPGELRYAIDAELKGVGLVRYGTEFMPEGRVLIRHLKQQQFMDNRAAI
- the rutG gene encoding pyrimidine utilization transport protein G; protein product: MANSWFPRWRKPAGPAGGVVAPDETLSAGQTLIMGVQHAVAMFGATVLMPLLMGLDPNLSILMSGIGTLLFFVITGGRVPSYLGSSAAFVGVVIAATGFNGQGLNPNMSVALGGIIACGLLYTLIGVVVMKSGTRWIERLMPPVVTGAVVMAIGLNLAPIAVKSVSASGFDGWMAVMTVLCIGLVSVFTRGMVQRLLILMGLIAAWALYALFTNVLGFGKPVDFTPVAQAAWFGLPHFAAPAFNVQAIMLIAPVAVILVAENLGHLKAVAGMTGRNMDPYMGRAFVGDGLATMISGAVGGSGVTTYAENIGVMAVTKVYSTLVFVAAAVIALLLGFSPKFGALIHTIPAPVIGGASIVVFGLIAVAGARIWVQNHVDLSQNGNLIMVAVTLVLGAGDFALTVGGFTLGGIGTATFGAIALNALLSRKQAQTPEPVLTPQDPPSQA
- the rutF gene encoding NADH-dependent FMN reductase RutF, which translates into the protein MSEQQAFRDAMSRLGAAVNIVTTDGPAGMAGFTASAVCSVTDSPPTLLVCLNRNASVWPVFQANGQLCVNTLAAGHEALSGLFGGKTPMEERFAAARWHRGVTGSPRLDGAVVSFDCRVEQVVPVSTHDVLLCRVLEISRNDDTHGLVWFDRRYHALARPACGLAS
- a CDS encoding ABC transporter substrate-binding protein; its protein translation is MKVNHKALAFSLIAAVISGACATAYAAQVPAGVELAAKQELVRNNGSEPASLDPHKVESDVEFNIISDVFEGLVAVRKDGSIEPRLAESWENKDNTVWTFHLRKGVTWSDGEPITAEDVVWSWRRLVDPKTVSPYATFPGNMHIENAADIADGKKPTDTLGVKALDDNTIQVTLTQPTAAFLSMLAHPSLVPVDKTAVERFGDKWARPEHFVCSGAYKVTDWVVNEKIVAERNKRYWNDKETVINKVTYLPIAAETADLNRYKAGEIDITSTVPLNQFTQLKKTVPDQVDVSPLLATYYYEFNTSKAPFNDPRVRRALNMALDKDIIAQKVLAQGQRPAWVVSQPEIGGVKIAPPEYASWPLEKRVSEAKKLLEEAGFNAQHPLTFNLLYNTMESHQRIAIAASSMWQKNLGVVVKLQNQEWKTMLDSKHTGNFDVVRYAWNADYDDASTFLNNYRTGDSQNTSRYTNKAYDEVLAKASKAGDVTERGKYYQQAETILAQDVPAIPVYHYVRTHMVKPWVGGFYSSNLGFYYTKDMYIKKH